In the genome of Candidatus Hydrogenedentota bacterium, the window TTTGCGGAGTTGCTGGCCTTCCCAGCACTATGTCAATGATATGGGGACATCACCCATTTTTCCGCGCTTATACAAACACTGCCACCCCCGTCATCCCGGTTTTTCCTGCTCTTGCTCTTTATCTTGCTCTAGTCCTGTTTCAGCGGAGCGGCATGCCCATTGGCCATGGGAAAATCATTGAACATCAAAAGACCATGAAATTTCCTGTGGTGGAAATGCCGTCCGACATGACCGGGCACACGCCGGCAGCAGGAGAAGAGGCTGCGGTGTGCGGAAAACCAGATTCGTTTGGGGATTTGGAGCAAGAGCAAGAACAAATGCTCACGCCAATCTGCCAGCGTGTCACATCGCCGCAATTATGACGCGTTTGCCCTGTCATTCGCCGCCGACGCGGTTCCGGTTGCGCCAGACGCCCATGGCCTCCGCCTCCCGGATTAACTCATCACGGAAATCGGGGTGGGCGATGCTGATAAGGCGCTCGGACCGCTCCCAGAGATTGCGTCCGCGGAGGTTGACCATGCCGTATTCGGTGCAGACATACTGCACGCAGGAGCGCGGCGTGGTCACGGTCGCACCCCGGGTCAGGGTCGGCAGTATCCGGGAGACGCGGACCCCGTCCTTCCTGGTGTACGTCGAGGCGCTGCACAGGATGGCCTTGCCGTCGCGGGCCTGCTGCGCGCCGATGACGAAGTCAAGCTGGCCGCCGGTTCCGGAGCGCACATCCGTGCCGATGGACTCGGCGTTCACCTGTCCTGAAAGGTCAATTTCCAGGAACGCATTGATGCTGACAAAGTTGTCATTCTGCCGGATGATGCCGGGATTGTTGGAGTAGGTGGGCGAGCTCATGTAAAGGTCGGGGCATTCGCGGATGAACTCGTAGAGTTCTGACGAGCCGAAAGCGATGCCGGCAAGAATCTTGCCGGGGTCGGTCGTCTTTTTCGCGCCGGTGATCCTGCCGGCCTTGTAAAGACGCATGATGCCGTCGCTGAGGAATTCCGTGTGGATGCCGAGGTCCCGCAGCTCCGTTTCGCCGATGAGGGCGGCCACCGCGTCGGGCACCGCGCCGTAGCCTATCTGAAGGCACGAGCCGTCCTGGATCACGCCAAGGATGTGCGCGGCAATCTGCTGGTCCTCCGCGGAGGCGGCGGGGGCGGGAACCCCCAGCATCGGGGGGTTGTCGCCCTCGATGACATGGCTGACTTCGGAAAGGTGAATGCGGCGGTCCTCGGTCCCCTGAATGGGGAAATAGGATTCATTGATTTCCGCAAAGAACAGGCGGGCATGCGTCGCAAGCGTCCTCGCGAGCCCCGGCGAGGGGCAGAAATGCATATAGCCCTCGTTGTCCGGGGGGCTGACCATGATGGCGGCCACGTCGCACTGCAGGTCGCCGCGGCGGAACAGCGCCTCGAAAAAGGAGAGGGGGGCGGGCGTCGCGGTCCGCTGCGCCGGGGGGACCATCAGCTCGATGGGCCCGTAGAAAAGCGAATCCAGCGTGAACGAGCGCGCGCCGGGGTCGGCCATGAACACCGCGAACGGCGGGGCCAGCCGTAGCTCGCTGCGGATGGTGACGTTCTCAAGGGCGCCTACGCGCCCCGCAAGCGCCGCGTCGAGGTACCGCGAGGACGCCGTGAAAGCGTAGTAATCCACAAGGTCGTTGGACTGCACCATGGCGGCCGCCTCTTCAGCGGAGACAAGCTTTTCGCGGTATTCACTCATAATGTCGGACATGGGTCATGCTCCTTTTTCATCGTTGGACGCGCCCGTACCCGCAGGGCGGCCATGGTGGCGTGTTATTCGTCCGGAAACTGGTCCGGACGCAGGCCGATATTGACGATGCTGCATGCCAGCACCGGGGACAGCCCTTTTTCCGCCGCCGCAGCGGCCAGTTCCGGGCTTTCCGAGCCCGGATTGAGGAAAAACTCTTTCGGCGCCTTGGCCGCGATGTCGTCCAGCATGGCCAGCCCCACGGCGGCCGGGACATACATGGAAACCCGGTCCACCGGGCCGGGGATGTCCCCCACCGAGGCAAAGGCGGACAGCCCCTCCACGCGGTCAATACGGGGATTCACGGGATACACCGTCCATCCGCCTTTCAGAAAGGCGCGCACCGCCTTGTTTCCATACTTCCGCCGGTCCGCGGACGCGCCGACAATGGCGATGCTGGGCATATCCCGTCTCCTTTCTTCAACCTCCGGGTTGTATTGTCTCCCCGTTGAAGCGGATTTCCAGCCCTTCATGGCTGTCATTCCGCTCGAACCGGAGCGCCGTGCCCTCCGGCGCGGCGGCGGTCACGTCCAGGACGTTTCCGTTCCTCTTCCAAGACACCCGGACTGGGCCTCTTATGCCCGCGCTGGCGCCTTCGGCCCATCCCAGCCCGTTGAGCCGGGGACTTATGCGGTAGGCCGCGCCCGCGGGCGCCTCGGGGATAATGCCCAGAACAATCCGGTTGAGGAACTGAATGGGAGCGGAGGACCAGGCGTGCGTGTGGCTGCGTGTCGGAAACCCGTCCCGGCCCGTGGTGCCCCGCGCGAAGGTCTCCCAGACCGTTGTCGCGCCCAGGTCAAGCATGGGCTGGTAGTCCCGGTAGATGGCCTCGATGATGGCGTCCGCCACGCCCTCTTTTTCCAGGGCGTCAAAGAGGTACATGATGGCGAAGGGCGCGCCCACGGGCGTCATGCCCTCCGGCGGGTTGAGCAGCTTTTGCAGCACGTCCGCGCGGCTCTCCGCCGGTATCTGGTCGAAAAGCAGGCCGAGGAAGCCCGTGTGCATGCAGGTCTTTTTGCTCAGGACGCCGTTGCCGGACACGCTGTCGGGGTACCAGCCCCGCTCCTTGTCCCACAGGGCGGCCAGCGCCCCGGACAACTGGTCGCGGTAGGCGCGCAGCCATTCGACATGCTCCGTGTCCCCCAGGACCTCCGCGCATTTCAGGGCGGCATCCGCCGCGCCAACCGCGAAGAGGCTGTTGTGGGTGACGGTCCAGTGGCCGTCGTCAATGCCGGACCAGTCGAACATGTTCCAGAAAGGCGCGCTGAACAGGCCCCGGCTGTCCGTGTACTGCGTCGCGCCTTTCAGGTTTTTCACCACATAGGGATAGGCCCAGGCCAGAAACTCCTTGTCGCCGGAGTGGAGATAGTTGTCCCATACCATGAGCCCCCACTGGAAACTCCACGCGGGCAGGATGACGCCCCAAGTGGAGGGCACCTGCGACTGCACCATGGGGTACTCGTCCAGCGAATACGCCGCGAGGCGGATGCAGCGCTGGGCGATGTCGTTCGCGCCGAAGGCGGTGTAGGCAAAAAGGGCCTCATTCCGCGCGTCGCCCACCCACAGGGTCTGCTCGTAGAGCGGGCAGTCGGTGAAGGTGTCCTCCATGCAGAGTTTCAGGGTGCGCTCCGAAATCTCCCAAATCTTGTTCAGGCGCGGATCGCTGCTGGCGAAAGAGCCGACGGGCTCGACAGGGTACGTGGACTCGATGAGGCGGAATCCCTTGATGGTGGCCGGACGGGTCTGCCCGCGCAGGGTGACGAAGAGATGGCGGCCCGAGCGGCGCATCAGGCTGGTGAAGGCGTTCTCACCCTCCCCGCAGATGTACCGCATGCTGTTGCGGTAGCGCTCCGTGTGCTGGACCTTTCCCGACGGGGTGATGTACTCGACCCCGGCGATGTCCACCGCCAGCCCGGCCTCGGCCTCCAGTTCAAACTGGAAATAGCCCACATTCTGCTCGCCCAGGTCGAAGAGCAGCTCGACATCCCCGTCCGGGCAGGGATGCACCACCGCGGGGCCGGTGCCCGCAAGCAGCGCCTCCATGCCCTCCACCCGCGCCTTCACG includes:
- a CDS encoding CoA-binding protein: MPSIAIVGASADRRKYGNKAVRAFLKGGWTVYPVNPRIDRVEGLSAFASVGDIPGPVDRVSMYVPAAVGLAMLDDIAAKAPKEFFLNPGSESPELAAAAAEKGLSPVLACSIVNIGLRPDQFPDE
- a CDS encoding family 78 glycoside hydrolase catalytic domain, encoding MMLFSKCLRVVAAVAFTMTGAAEAARETSMMGDWQASWIWAAREKPVTYNDTIEARRTVELPALDRATLRITADTSYRLFINGKWVCDGPGRSWPAHYQYDVVDALPHLRQGTNEIRVIAKFFGIGTFHQIPQEPGLLAQLDASPKGGGSVLTIGTDATWEVRNAGAWAQYAPKQSVQMGPYEIYDARLVDTGDFAPAVVRHAALGGPWKELSPRDCPPLTRIPFAPKALEAGVVARPEGRTFVFPTAYWVYDGVVHANNKVQVTGQFATVLDMAEAGTLEVDADGNAVRVDGAEARRNVFKLDKGRHFLAVVLTEGFGHWRHDTELALKASVPVTLRNPVNGSDETPWCFSPFEGTKYAVSDMEWSLLGDEGRKDVESRLSGIVQDHLKNAVTEAGWRERLAPSARIVGADETTEAVNRLFQERKPLPDVKARVEGMEALLAGTGPAVVHPCPDGDVELLFDLGEQNVGYFQFELEAEAGLAVDIAGVEYITPSGKVQHTERYRNSMRYICGEGENAFTSLMRRSGRHLFVTLRGQTRPATIKGFRLIESTYPVEPVGSFASSDPRLNKIWEISERTLKLCMEDTFTDCPLYEQTLWVGDARNEALFAYTAFGANDIAQRCIRLAAYSLDEYPMVQSQVPSTWGVILPAWSFQWGLMVWDNYLHSGDKEFLAWAYPYVVKNLKGATQYTDSRGLFSAPFWNMFDWSGIDDGHWTVTHNSLFAVGAADAALKCAEVLGDTEHVEWLRAYRDQLSGALAALWDKERGWYPDSVSGNGVLSKKTCMHTGFLGLLFDQIPAESRADVLQKLLNPPEGMTPVGAPFAIMYLFDALEKEGVADAIIEAIYRDYQPMLDLGATTVWETFARGTTGRDGFPTRSHTHAWSSAPIQFLNRIVLGIIPEAPAGAAYRISPRLNGLGWAEGASAGIRGPVRVSWKRNGNVLDVTAAAPEGTALRFERNDSHEGLEIRFNGETIQPGG
- a CDS encoding butyryl-CoA:acetate CoA-transferase, which gives rise to MSDIMSEYREKLVSAEEAAAMVQSNDLVDYYAFTASSRYLDAALAGRVGALENVTIRSELRLAPPFAVFMADPGARSFTLDSLFYGPIELMVPPAQRTATPAPLSFFEALFRRGDLQCDVAAIMVSPPDNEGYMHFCPSPGLARTLATHARLFFAEINESYFPIQGTEDRRIHLSEVSHVIEGDNPPMLGVPAPAASAEDQQIAAHILGVIQDGSCLQIGYGAVPDAVAALIGETELRDLGIHTEFLSDGIMRLYKAGRITGAKKTTDPGKILAGIAFGSSELYEFIRECPDLYMSSPTYSNNPGIIRQNDNFVSINAFLEIDLSGQVNAESIGTDVRSGTGGQLDFVIGAQQARDGKAILCSASTYTRKDGVRVSRILPTLTRGATVTTPRSCVQYVCTEYGMVNLRGRNLWERSERLISIAHPDFRDELIREAEAMGVWRNRNRVGGE